TGAAAAAGCCAACTTATCAAAAGCAGAATGTAATGTGCTGAGCAAGCTAACCAAAATACTTGCAGACAGTTATAGGAGGTAATTATGACTGACGCATTTAAAAGCATCCAACAGGGGTTAATGGAAGCGATTGAGTTTGCAGAAGGTCAAACTCAATCAGCTACCGTTCATAAGTTCGATTCTGTTGATGTTAAAGCTCTTCGGAATAATGTGGGAATGACTCAAGCAGAATTTGCCGCAACATTTGGTATTAGCCTCGGCACATTACGTCATTGGGAGCGTGGTG
The genomic region above belongs to Vibrio ponticus and contains:
- the nadS gene encoding NadS family protein, whose amino-acid sequence is MTDAFKSIQQGLMEAIEFAEGQTQSATVHKFDSVDVKALRNNVGMTQAEFAATFGISLGTLRHWERGDRTPRGPALVLLNVLAKDPQAVIRALT